A stretch of the Neofelis nebulosa isolate mNeoNeb1 chromosome 1, mNeoNeb1.pri, whole genome shotgun sequence genome encodes the following:
- the HNRNPH1 gene encoding heterogeneous nuclear ribonucleoprotein H isoform X2 has translation MMLGTEGGEGFVVKVRGLPWSCSADEVQRFFSDCKIQNGAQGIRFIYTREGRPSGEAFVELESEDEVKLALKKDRETMGHRYVEVFKSNNVEMDWVLKHTGPNSPDTANDGFVRLRGLPFGCSKEEIVQFFSGLEIVPNGITLPVDFQGRSTGEAFVQFASQEIAEKALKKHKERIGHRYIEIFKSSRAEVRTHYDPPRKLMAMQRPGPYDRPGAGRGYNSIGRGAGFERMRRGAYGGGYGGYDDYNGYNDGYGFGSDRFGRDLNYCFSGMSDHRYGDGGSTFQSTTGHCVHMRGLPYRATENDIYNFFSPLNPVRVHIEIGPDGRVTGEADVEFATHEDAVAAMSKDKANMQHRYVELFLNSTAGASGGAYGSQMLGGMGLSNQSSYGGPASQQLSGGYGGGYGGQSSMSGYGSQGAVNSSYYSSGSRASMGVNGMGGMSSMSSMSGGWGM, from the exons ATGATGTTGGGCACCGAAGGCGGAGAGGGATTCGTGGTGAAGGTCCGGGGCTTGCCTTGGTCTTGCTCAGCAGACGAAGTGCAGCGTTTTTTTTCTG ACTGCAAAATTCAAAATGGGGCTCAAGGTATTCGTTTCATCTACACCAGAGAAGGCAGACCGAGTGGCGAGGCTTTTGTTGAACTTGAATCAGAAGATGAAGTCAAATTGGCCctgaaaaaagacagagaaactatGGGACACAGATATGTTGAAG TATTCAAGTCAAACAACGTTGAAATGGATTGGGTGTTGAAGCATACTGGTCCAAATAGTCCTGACACGGCCAATGATGGCTTTGTACGGCTTAGAGGACTCCCCTTTGGATGTAGCAAGGAAGAAATTGTTCAGTTCTTCTCAG GGTTGGAAATCGTGCCAAATGGGATAACATTGCCGGTGGACTTCCAGGGGAGGAGTACGGGGGAGGCCTTCGTGCAGTTTGCTTCACAGGAAATAGCTGAAAAGGCTCTAAAGAAACACAAGGAAAGAATAGGGCACAG GTATATCGAAATCTTTAAGAGCAGTCGAGCTGAAGTTAGAACTCACTATGATCCACCACGAAAGCTTATGGCCATGCAGCGGCCAGGTCCCTATGACAGACCTGGAGCTGGCAGAGGGTATAACAGCATTGGCAGGGGAGCTGGCTTTGAACGGATGAGACGTGGTGCTTATGGAGGAG GTTATGGAGGCTATGATGATTATAATGGATATAATGATGGCTATGGATTTGGGTCAGATAGATTTGGAAGAG ACCTCAATTATTGTTTTTCAGGAATGTCTGATCACAGATATGGGGATGGTGGCTCTACTTTCCAGAGCACAACAGGACATTGTGTACACATGCGGGGATTACCTTACAGAGCTACTGAGAACGACATTTATAAT TTCTTTTCACCGCTGAACCCTGTGAGAGTACACATTGAAATTGGTCCTGATGGCAGAGTAACCGGTGAAGCAGACGTCGAGTTTGCAACTCACGAAGATGCTGTGGCAGCTATGTCAAAAGACAAAGCAAATATGC aacACAGATATGTAGAACTCTTCTTGAATTCTACAGCAGGAGCAAGCGGTGGTGCTTACGGTAGCCAAATGCTAGGAGGCATGGGTTTGT CAAACCAGTCCAGTTATGGTGGCCCAGCCAGTCAGCAGCTGAGTGGTGGTTATGGAGGCGGCTATGGCGGCCAGAGCAGCATGAGTGGATATG
- the HNRNPH1 gene encoding heterogeneous nuclear ribonucleoprotein H isoform X4 gives MMLGTEGGEGFVVKVRGLPWSCSADEVQRFFSDCKIQNGAQGIRFIYTREGRPSGEAFVELESEDEVKLALKKDRETMGHRYVEVFKSNNVEMDWVLKHTGPNSPDTANDGFVRLRGLPFGCSKEEIVQFFSGLEIVPNGITLPVDFQGRSTGEAFVQFASQEIAEKALKKHKERIGHRYIEIFKSSRAEVRTHYDPPRKLMAMQRPGPYDRPGAGRGYNSIGRGAGFERMRRGAYGGGYGGYDDYNGYNDGYGFGSDRFGRDLNYCFSGMSDHRYGDGGSTFQSTTGHCVHMRGLPYRATENDIYNFFSPLNPVRVHIEIGPDGRVTGEADVEFATHEDAVAAMSKDKANMQHRYVELFLNSTAGASGGAYGSQMLGGMGLSNQSSYGGPASQQLSGGYGGGYGGQSSMSGYDQVLQENSSDFQSNIA, from the exons ATGATGTTGGGCACCGAAGGCGGAGAGGGATTCGTGGTGAAGGTCCGGGGCTTGCCTTGGTCTTGCTCAGCAGACGAAGTGCAGCGTTTTTTTTCTG ACTGCAAAATTCAAAATGGGGCTCAAGGTATTCGTTTCATCTACACCAGAGAAGGCAGACCGAGTGGCGAGGCTTTTGTTGAACTTGAATCAGAAGATGAAGTCAAATTGGCCctgaaaaaagacagagaaactatGGGACACAGATATGTTGAAG TATTCAAGTCAAACAACGTTGAAATGGATTGGGTGTTGAAGCATACTGGTCCAAATAGTCCTGACACGGCCAATGATGGCTTTGTACGGCTTAGAGGACTCCCCTTTGGATGTAGCAAGGAAGAAATTGTTCAGTTCTTCTCAG GGTTGGAAATCGTGCCAAATGGGATAACATTGCCGGTGGACTTCCAGGGGAGGAGTACGGGGGAGGCCTTCGTGCAGTTTGCTTCACAGGAAATAGCTGAAAAGGCTCTAAAGAAACACAAGGAAAGAATAGGGCACAG GTATATCGAAATCTTTAAGAGCAGTCGAGCTGAAGTTAGAACTCACTATGATCCACCACGAAAGCTTATGGCCATGCAGCGGCCAGGTCCCTATGACAGACCTGGAGCTGGCAGAGGGTATAACAGCATTGGCAGGGGAGCTGGCTTTGAACGGATGAGACGTGGTGCTTATGGAGGAG GTTATGGAGGCTATGATGATTATAATGGATATAATGATGGCTATGGATTTGGGTCAGATAGATTTGGAAGAG ACCTCAATTATTGTTTTTCAGGAATGTCTGATCACAGATATGGGGATGGTGGCTCTACTTTCCAGAGCACAACAGGACATTGTGTACACATGCGGGGATTACCTTACAGAGCTACTGAGAACGACATTTATAAT TTCTTTTCACCGCTGAACCCTGTGAGAGTACACATTGAAATTGGTCCTGATGGCAGAGTAACCGGTGAAGCAGACGTCGAGTTTGCAACTCACGAAGATGCTGTGGCAGCTATGTCAAAAGACAAAGCAAATATGC aacACAGATATGTAGAACTCTTCTTGAATTCTACAGCAGGAGCAAGCGGTGGTGCTTACGGTAGCCAAATGCTAGGAGGCATGGGTTTGT CAAACCAGTCCAGTTATGGTGGCCCAGCCAGTCAGCAGCTGAGTGGTGGTTATGGAGGCGGCTATGGCGGCCAGAGCAGCATGAGTGGATATG
- the HNRNPH1 gene encoding heterogeneous nuclear ribonucleoprotein H isoform X1, producing the protein MMLGTEGGEGFVVKVRGLPWSCSADEVQRFFSDCKIQNGAQGIRFIYTREGRPSGEAFVELESEDEVKLALKKDRETMGHRYVEVFKSNNVEMDWVLKHTGPNSPDTANDGFVRLRGLPFGCSKEEIVQFFSGLEIVPNGITLPVDFQGRSTGEAFVQFASQEIAEKALKKHKERIGHRYIEIFKSSRAEVRTHYDPPRKLMAMQRPGPYDRPGAGRGYNSIGRGAGFERMRRGAYGGGYGGYDDYNGYNDGYGFGSDRFGRDLNYCFSGMSDHRYGDGGSTFQSTTGHCVHMRGLPYRATENDIYNFFSPLNPVRVHIEIGPDGRVTGEADVEFATHEDAVAAMSKDKANMQHRYVELFLNSTAGASGGAYEHRYVELFLNSTAGASGGAYGSQMMGGMGLSNQSSYGGPASQQLSGGYGGGYGGQSSMSGYGSQGAVNSSYYSSGSRASMGVNGMGGMSSMSSMSGGWGM; encoded by the exons ATGATGTTGGGCACCGAAGGCGGAGAGGGATTCGTGGTGAAGGTCCGGGGCTTGCCTTGGTCTTGCTCAGCAGACGAAGTGCAGCGTTTTTTTTCTG ACTGCAAAATTCAAAATGGGGCTCAAGGTATTCGTTTCATCTACACCAGAGAAGGCAGACCGAGTGGCGAGGCTTTTGTTGAACTTGAATCAGAAGATGAAGTCAAATTGGCCctgaaaaaagacagagaaactatGGGACACAGATATGTTGAAG TATTCAAGTCAAACAACGTTGAAATGGATTGGGTGTTGAAGCATACTGGTCCAAATAGTCCTGACACGGCCAATGATGGCTTTGTACGGCTTAGAGGACTCCCCTTTGGATGTAGCAAGGAAGAAATTGTTCAGTTCTTCTCAG GGTTGGAAATCGTGCCAAATGGGATAACATTGCCGGTGGACTTCCAGGGGAGGAGTACGGGGGAGGCCTTCGTGCAGTTTGCTTCACAGGAAATAGCTGAAAAGGCTCTAAAGAAACACAAGGAAAGAATAGGGCACAG GTATATCGAAATCTTTAAGAGCAGTCGAGCTGAAGTTAGAACTCACTATGATCCACCACGAAAGCTTATGGCCATGCAGCGGCCAGGTCCCTATGACAGACCTGGAGCTGGCAGAGGGTATAACAGCATTGGCAGGGGAGCTGGCTTTGAACGGATGAGACGTGGTGCTTATGGAGGAG GTTATGGAGGCTATGATGATTATAATGGATATAATGATGGCTATGGATTTGGGTCAGATAGATTTGGAAGAG ACCTCAATTATTGTTTTTCAGGAATGTCTGATCACAGATATGGGGATGGTGGCTCTACTTTCCAGAGCACAACAGGACATTGTGTACACATGCGGGGATTACCTTACAGAGCTACTGAGAACGACATTTATAAT TTCTTTTCACCGCTGAACCCTGTGAGAGTACACATTGAAATTGGTCCTGATGGCAGAGTAACCGGTGAAGCAGACGTCGAGTTTGCAACTCACGAAGATGCTGTGGCAGCTATGTCAAAAGACAAAGCAAATATGC aacACAGATATGTAGAACTCTTCTTGAATTCTACAGCAGGAGCAAGCGGTGGTGCTTACG aACACAGATATGTAGAACTCTTCTTGAATTCTACAGCAGGAGCAAGCGGTGGTGCTTATGGTAGCCAAATGATGGGAGGCATGGGCTTGT CAAACCAGTCCAGTTATGGTGGCCCAGCCAGTCAGCAGCTGAGTGGTGGTTATGGAGGCGGCTATGGCGGCCAGAGCAGCATGAGTGGATATG
- the HNRNPH1 gene encoding heterogeneous nuclear ribonucleoprotein H isoform X3 yields the protein MMLGTEGGEGFVVKVRGLPWSCSADEVQRFFSDCKIQNGAQGIRFIYTREGRPSGEAFVELESEDEVKLALKKDRETMGHRYVEVFKSNNVEMDWVLKHTGPNSPDTANDGFVRLRGLPFGCSKEEIVQFFSGLEIVPNGITLPVDFQGRSTGEAFVQFASQEIAEKALKKHKERIGHRYIEIFKSSRAEVRTHYDPPRKLMAMQRPGPYDRPGAGRGYNSIGRGAGFERMRRGAYGGGYGGYDDYNGYNDGYGFGSDRFGRDLNYCFSGMSDHRYGDGGSTFQSTTGHCVHMRGLPYRATENDIYNFFSPLNPVRVHIEIGPDGRVTGEADVEFATHEDAVAAMSKDKANMQHRYVELFLNSTAGASGGAYEHRYVELFLNSTAGASGGAYGSQMMGGMGLSNQSSYGGPASQQLSGGYGGGYGGQSSMSGYDQVLQENSSDFQSNIA from the exons ATGATGTTGGGCACCGAAGGCGGAGAGGGATTCGTGGTGAAGGTCCGGGGCTTGCCTTGGTCTTGCTCAGCAGACGAAGTGCAGCGTTTTTTTTCTG ACTGCAAAATTCAAAATGGGGCTCAAGGTATTCGTTTCATCTACACCAGAGAAGGCAGACCGAGTGGCGAGGCTTTTGTTGAACTTGAATCAGAAGATGAAGTCAAATTGGCCctgaaaaaagacagagaaactatGGGACACAGATATGTTGAAG TATTCAAGTCAAACAACGTTGAAATGGATTGGGTGTTGAAGCATACTGGTCCAAATAGTCCTGACACGGCCAATGATGGCTTTGTACGGCTTAGAGGACTCCCCTTTGGATGTAGCAAGGAAGAAATTGTTCAGTTCTTCTCAG GGTTGGAAATCGTGCCAAATGGGATAACATTGCCGGTGGACTTCCAGGGGAGGAGTACGGGGGAGGCCTTCGTGCAGTTTGCTTCACAGGAAATAGCTGAAAAGGCTCTAAAGAAACACAAGGAAAGAATAGGGCACAG GTATATCGAAATCTTTAAGAGCAGTCGAGCTGAAGTTAGAACTCACTATGATCCACCACGAAAGCTTATGGCCATGCAGCGGCCAGGTCCCTATGACAGACCTGGAGCTGGCAGAGGGTATAACAGCATTGGCAGGGGAGCTGGCTTTGAACGGATGAGACGTGGTGCTTATGGAGGAG GTTATGGAGGCTATGATGATTATAATGGATATAATGATGGCTATGGATTTGGGTCAGATAGATTTGGAAGAG ACCTCAATTATTGTTTTTCAGGAATGTCTGATCACAGATATGGGGATGGTGGCTCTACTTTCCAGAGCACAACAGGACATTGTGTACACATGCGGGGATTACCTTACAGAGCTACTGAGAACGACATTTATAAT TTCTTTTCACCGCTGAACCCTGTGAGAGTACACATTGAAATTGGTCCTGATGGCAGAGTAACCGGTGAAGCAGACGTCGAGTTTGCAACTCACGAAGATGCTGTGGCAGCTATGTCAAAAGACAAAGCAAATATGC aacACAGATATGTAGAACTCTTCTTGAATTCTACAGCAGGAGCAAGCGGTGGTGCTTACG aACACAGATATGTAGAACTCTTCTTGAATTCTACAGCAGGAGCAAGCGGTGGTGCTTATGGTAGCCAAATGATGGGAGGCATGGGCTTGT CAAACCAGTCCAGTTATGGTGGCCCAGCCAGTCAGCAGCTGAGTGGTGGTTATGGAGGCGGCTATGGCGGCCAGAGCAGCATGAGTGGATATG